One genomic window of Vibrio ziniensis includes the following:
- the flaG gene encoding flagellar protein FlaG → METPLYTSNVQPFGSQSGIKFASEKESVSNISTSKREERPIESSEKVSEHITNQVKKTKQLSIEAAIESSRERDKLNEERRAKMVEQVSEFVNSINKGLAFRIDEESGHDVVTVYEASTGDIIRQIPEEEMLEVLRRLSRQQDHKSGLLSAKV, encoded by the coding sequence ATGGAAACACCATTATACACATCGAACGTCCAGCCTTTCGGCTCACAAAGTGGCATCAAATTTGCTTCAGAAAAGGAAAGCGTAAGTAACATTTCGACTTCGAAAAGGGAAGAACGACCAATAGAAAGCTCTGAAAAAGTCTCAGAGCATATTACGAATCAAGTGAAGAAAACTAAGCAGCTGTCTATTGAAGCAGCTATCGAGAGTTCGAGAGAACGAGATAAGCTGAATGAGGAAAGACGAGCTAAAATGGTTGAGCAGGTTAGCGAATTTGTTAATTCTATTAATAAAGGGTTAGCCTTCCGAATTGATGAAGAATCTGGTCATGATGTAGTAACGGTGTATGAAGCCTCAACGGGTGACATTATCCGCCAAATTCCTGAAGAAGAAATGCTTGAAGTATTACGACGTCTTTCCCGACAACAGGACCATAAATCGGGCTTATTGTCGGCTAAGGTGTAA
- a CDS encoding flagellin produces the protein MAISVNTNVAGMTAQRYLNSAADGTQKSMERLSSGYRINSAKDDAAGLQITNRLSSQSRGLDMAVRNANDGISIAQTAEGAMNETTNILQRMRDLSLQSSNGSNSRSERLAIQEEVTALNDELNRIAESTSFGGNKLLNGSFGEKSFQIGADSGEAVSLKMSNMRSDTMQMGGVAYRAQEGKSADWKVGDAKDLTLSYTDKQGDARELTISAKAGDDLEEVATYINGQSDDIKASVAEGGKLQLFAATQKVTGDVTIGGDLGSEIGFGQAQALTVKDIDVSTVGGSQEAIAVIDGALKAVDSQRASLGAFQNRFGHAISNLENINENVNASRSRIKDTDYARETTAMTKSQILQQASTSVLAQAKQSPSAALSLLG, from the coding sequence ACTGCTCAACGGTATTTGAATAGTGCTGCTGATGGTACGCAAAAATCAATGGAGCGTTTGTCTTCGGGTTACCGAATCAACAGCGCAAAAGATGATGCTGCTGGCCTACAAATTACAAACCGTTTAAGTTCTCAAAGCCGTGGTTTAGACATGGCTGTAAGAAATGCAAACGACGGTATCTCGATCGCACAAACAGCTGAAGGTGCAATGAATGAGACTACCAATATCCTTCAACGTATGCGTGACCTATCATTGCAATCGTCTAACGGTTCGAACTCTCGTTCTGAACGTTTGGCAATTCAAGAAGAGGTGACAGCACTTAATGACGAACTCAATCGTATTGCCGAATCAACATCTTTTGGTGGTAATAAGCTACTAAATGGCTCTTTTGGTGAAAAATCATTCCAAATCGGCGCCGACTCAGGTGAAGCTGTTTCGTTAAAAATGAGTAATATGCGCTCAGATACCATGCAAATGGGTGGCGTAGCATATCGTGCTCAAGAAGGGAAATCAGCTGACTGGAAAGTTGGTGACGCTAAAGATTTAACGTTAAGCTATACCGATAAACAAGGCGATGCTCGTGAACTGACTATTTCAGCAAAAGCGGGTGATGACCTTGAAGAGGTTGCGACTTACATCAACGGTCAAAGCGATGATATCAAAGCTTCTGTGGCTGAAGGTGGTAAGCTACAACTTTTCGCTGCAACGCAAAAAGTCACAGGTGATGTAACAATCGGTGGTGATTTAGGTTCTGAAATTGGTTTCGGCCAAGCTCAAGCTCTAACGGTGAAAGATATTGATGTTTCAACTGTTGGTGGTTCTCAAGAAGCCATTGCTGTTATTGACGGTGCTCTAAAAGCTGTAGATAGTCAACGAGCTTCACTAGGTGCATTCCAGAATCGTTTCGGACATGCTATTAGTAACTTAGAGAATATCAACGAAAACGTAAACGCTTCTCGTAGTCGTATCAAAGATACAGATTACGCTCGTGAAACAACAGCAATGACGAAATCGCAAATACTACAGCAAGCGAGTACGTCTGTGTTGGCACAAGCGAAGCAGTCACCATCAGCAGCTCTTAGCTTACTAGGTTAA